In the genome of Neodiprion fabricii isolate iyNeoFabr1 chromosome 4, iyNeoFabr1.1, whole genome shotgun sequence, the window TTTTTGGTAAGGTCTGAACACGTTCGGCAACTTCAAACCACTCTTCGGGGCGATTACGTAGATGCCGTCAAAACCAAGCGGGTAAACTTGTTCAGttctttcgaaaaatataaagttTGCCAGCATTTCGTTGAACCACAATTCGTTGCTGAAGAAATTACGCTGTTTCCAGCGCTCGAAACGATAGTTGAAGCCTGCATACAGAGGTACTTCTTCGTTGGATAGGTCGGGATATTTTGCGGTAGCGTTGACAGTTTGCAAAAACGCCTGGGCGTAAGCCCAGTCCACATCGACAAACACGAATTTACGCTCTTCCGGGATCCACTTTGGTACGTTCCTTCCTACAAATGGGACATACTTGGTACGGACTGGATGGCCCATCATGTCTCGAAGTTTgtcgtaaaataaatttgacgcGTTGACTTTTTCAAACGGGGCATTTCCCAGGTAGCGATTGTACGTGTAAACCTCATAACGGTTGTAGATTGAAACTCCAACGTTGAGAACTCTGTGGGTCCAGCACtcttcgaaaaatatttgcaattctTTTGCGCTTGGTTCAACAGCAGTCACGATCAGGTGTTTCGCTCTTGGGTTCCATGCGTACTGCAGCCGAAGCTTTTCAAAATGTCGGTGTAACTCGTCGAAATTACTTACCACAATTGTTACGAATTTATAAATCGTATCACTGCTATTGTGAGAATTTGCGAGATGGAATTCTGTCACTGCTACTAACGGCAGCTTCGTACCTTTCATCAGAATATCCAATATCCTGTTGCATCTTGGACACTCGCCGCTGACTAGAACGACGTTAGCTTTACTTTCAGAAAAAGCattcttcataatttttaaaagtaaattctcGTACTCGCGGAGATTTTCGTCTTCAtgattaatgaatattttctccCAGTTAGCGGAAAATTGTGCCCCTTCACTCGGCGTGATGAAAACTCCAAAAATCACGAGAACACTGAACCAGCCCAGCATGGCAACTTGACAGAACGAAAGGCAAGTGAAAAATGGCTATTATCCATCAGGCGTTAGACTCAATAGTATGGACGATGCGAAGATAAGCATCAGCTATCCGTCAAGTGCAACCCTGATCGACCAACAAATTTCCCCGTTACGATTCCCATGAGAAATCGCGCTGTCC includes:
- the LOC124180710 gene encoding uncharacterized protein LOC124180710 codes for the protein MLGWFSVLVIFGVFITPSEGAQFSANWEKIFINHEDENLREYENLLLKIMKNAFSESKANVVLVSGECPRCNRILDILMKGTKLPLVAVTEFHLANSHNSSDTIYKFVTIVVSNFDELHRHFEKLRLQYAWNPRAKHLIVTAVEPSAKELQIFFEECWTHRVLNVGVSIYNRYEVYTYNRYLGNAPFEKVNASNLFYDKLRDMMGHPVRTKYVPFVGRNVPKWIPEERKFVFVDVDWAYAQAFLQTVNATAKYPDLSNEEVPLYAGFNYRFERWKQRNFFSNELWFNEMLANFIFFERTEQVYPLGFDGIYVIAPKSGLKLPNVFRPYQKMSWLAIGISLGAYGLYTYVLHKRRNITADAFMSTLATFLGQYYPKRYRQLGNKGPIIVWSLFSMLVISAYQGALYSALAILTYYPEVNTLDEVIRLTNTVYGYEEFYETVKDHMPPTIKLILLDQNTDWYKFMKLHPDYFYLGSLTAVKHGIMRPLLLSQQGIPLYHGVEQCFVPMYTTYFTPYGSPYLDKLDWVTLAFREAGLHQYWENQISINSLLTGLTVPFDGQIRTIKKLSLMTEILAFYIWAAGLLVSFCCFVYEVYSRRCTEKKS